A genomic segment from Streptomyces sp. NBC_00459 encodes:
- a CDS encoding TetR/AcrR family transcriptional regulator, translating into MGTTGGPGGRRVGRPRVSQRPDSGLTPRAELRSAAAELFTTRGYAATTTRIIAERAGMRQASMYHYVSGKEELLAELLESTVTPSLTYARGLLADDTTPAEDRLWELCRTDVELLCGGPHNLGGLYLLPEVRAERFAGFHAVRAELKDAYRQLLAATAAGGALAKSELDLRTDLLFGLIEGVILVHRSDPERPVSVFAEATADAALRIAGI; encoded by the coding sequence ATGGGAACGACGGGCGGGCCGGGCGGACGGCGGGTCGGCAGGCCGCGGGTCTCGCAGCGGCCGGACAGTGGGCTCACCCCACGGGCCGAACTGCGTTCCGCAGCGGCCGAGTTGTTCACCACCCGCGGCTATGCGGCCACCACCACCCGGATCATCGCCGAGCGGGCGGGGATGCGTCAGGCGTCCATGTACCACTACGTCTCCGGCAAGGAGGAGCTGCTCGCCGAGCTCCTGGAGTCCACCGTCACCCCCTCGTTGACGTACGCCCGTGGGCTGCTCGCCGATGACACGACCCCGGCCGAGGACCGGTTGTGGGAGCTGTGCCGCACCGACGTCGAGTTGCTCTGCGGCGGCCCGCACAACCTCGGCGGCCTCTACCTCCTCCCCGAGGTGCGCGCCGAACGCTTCGCCGGTTTCCACGCCGTGCGGGCCGAACTCAAGGACGCCTACCGGCAGCTGCTGGCGGCGACGGCCGCCGGGGGCGCGCTCGCCAAGAGTGAGCTGGATCTGCGGACGGATCTGCTCTTCGGGCTCATCGAGGGCGTCATCCTCGTGCATCGTTCCGACCCCGAGCGCCCGGTCTCGGTCTTCGCGGAAGCCACGGCGGACGCGGCGCTGCGCATCGCCGGTATCTGA
- a CDS encoding 5-oxoprolinase/urea amidolyase family protein has protein sequence MTFDTLLVANRGEIAVRIIRTARELGLRTVAVYSDPDRSAPHIRLADQAVRLGPAPAKESYLDADLVLAAAKETGAGAIHPGYGFLSEDADFARRCEDAGIVFVGPTPGQLELFGAKHTARAAAEAAGVPLAPGTGLLASLDEAYEQAAAIGYPVMLKATGGGGGIGMSACASAAELADAWERVQRVAAASFSSAGVFLERLVERARHVEVQVFGDGEGRVVTFGDRDCSLQRRNQKVVEEAPAPGIPAHVRAQLASSASDLCASVGYRSAGTVEFVYDAAREEAYFLEVNTRLQVEHPVTEEIYGVDLVAWMLRLARGERDVVQDPGTPRGHAVEARVYAEDPSREHRPSAGLLTRVEFPGGVRVDGWVETGTEVTTSYDPMLAKVIAYGADREHALRRLDEALARTRVDGIETNLGLVRAALANRDFRAATHSTATLAGVSDPTPRIEVVSGGTLTTVQDWPGRTGYWQVGVPPCGPMDDRSFRLGNRALGNDEGAPGLECTLQGPSLRFTHPTTVCVTGAPAPITLDGSPVAQWEPVTVPAGGVLQIGAPTEQGLRTYVLFAGGGLDVPPFLGSAATFTLGRFGGHGGRALRTGDVLHGGAATASGAPVPPTDRPEFASPWHIGAVEGPHAAPEFFTEEDIHDFYAADWKVHFNSARTGVRLVGPKPRWARTDGGEAGLHPSNIHDTPYSVGAVDYTGDMPVLLGPDGPSLGGFVCPATVLSTERWKLGQLRPGDTVRFAPVDTTGVQRAAIVDGGVLARDGDITYRRSGDDNLLVEFGPMQLDLALRMRVHALMEAVTELQLDGVTDLTPGIRSLQIQADPAVLPQPELLAAIRQTATALPPADRLTVPSRTIHLPLSWDDPATREAIARYMAGVRDDAPWCPWNIEFIRRVNGLASVDDVYRTVFEAEYLVLGLGDVYLGAPVATPLDPRHRLVTTKYNPARTWTAENSVGIGGAYLCIYGMEGPGGYQFVGRTTQVWSGWQQRGAFEPGSPWLLRFFDRIKWYAVEPDELLELRADITSGRFVPRIEEGVFSLAEYEGFLAENADSIAEFRSRQGAAFSAERDAWEAAGEFTRAEAATVSPAPSPEVTVPAGGRLIEAEFAASVWQLNVSPGDEVTAGQPLLALEAMKMESRIHAPISGVVHEILTRPGAQVEAGTALMVLTPPA, from the coding sequence ATGACCTTCGACACGCTGCTGGTCGCCAACCGGGGCGAGATCGCCGTGCGCATCATCCGTACGGCACGGGAGTTGGGCCTGCGTACGGTCGCGGTGTACTCCGACCCCGACCGCTCCGCCCCGCACATCCGGCTGGCCGACCAGGCGGTGCGGCTCGGTCCGGCGCCCGCGAAGGAGTCGTACCTCGACGCCGACCTGGTGCTGGCAGCGGCCAAGGAGACGGGCGCGGGGGCGATCCATCCCGGGTACGGCTTCCTTTCCGAGGACGCGGACTTCGCGCGGCGCTGCGAGGACGCCGGGATCGTGTTCGTGGGGCCGACGCCGGGGCAGCTGGAGCTGTTCGGCGCCAAGCACACGGCCCGGGCGGCGGCCGAGGCGGCGGGAGTGCCCCTCGCACCCGGCACCGGACTGCTGGCCTCGCTCGACGAGGCGTACGAACAGGCTGCCGCCATCGGCTATCCCGTGATGCTCAAGGCGACCGGCGGGGGCGGCGGCATCGGCATGTCCGCCTGCGCCTCGGCCGCCGAACTCGCCGACGCCTGGGAGCGGGTGCAGCGCGTCGCCGCCGCCTCCTTCTCCTCGGCCGGTGTCTTCCTGGAGCGGCTGGTCGAACGCGCCCGCCATGTCGAGGTGCAGGTCTTCGGCGACGGCGAGGGCCGGGTCGTGACCTTCGGCGACCGCGACTGCTCGCTCCAGCGCCGCAACCAGAAGGTGGTGGAGGAAGCCCCGGCGCCCGGGATTCCCGCGCATGTCCGAGCCCAACTGGCATCCTCTGCCTCCGACTTGTGCGCCTCGGTCGGCTACCGCTCCGCCGGAACGGTGGAGTTCGTGTACGACGCCGCCCGCGAGGAGGCCTACTTCCTGGAGGTCAACACCCGTCTCCAGGTGGAACATCCGGTCACGGAGGAGATCTACGGCGTCGACCTCGTCGCCTGGATGCTGCGGCTGGCCCGCGGTGAGCGGGACGTCGTACAGGACCCGGGCACCCCACGCGGTCACGCCGTCGAGGCCCGTGTCTACGCCGAGGACCCCTCTCGTGAACACCGGCCCAGCGCGGGCCTGTTGACGCGGGTGGAGTTCCCGGGCGGGGTGCGGGTCGACGGCTGGGTGGAGACGGGCACCGAGGTGACCACGTCGTACGACCCGATGCTCGCGAAGGTGATCGCGTACGGCGCCGACCGGGAGCACGCGCTGCGCCGGCTCGACGAGGCACTGGCCCGCACCCGGGTCGACGGCATCGAGACCAACCTCGGCCTGGTGCGGGCGGCTCTGGCGAACCGGGACTTCCGCGCCGCGACGCACTCGACGGCGACCCTCGCCGGCGTGAGCGATCCGACTCCGCGCATCGAGGTCGTCTCGGGAGGGACTCTCACCACGGTCCAGGACTGGCCGGGCCGCACCGGCTACTGGCAGGTGGGTGTGCCGCCGTGCGGCCCGATGGACGACCGTTCGTTCCGGCTCGGCAACCGTGCCCTGGGCAACGACGAGGGCGCCCCCGGACTCGAATGCACCCTCCAGGGACCGTCGTTGAGGTTCACGCATCCCACGACGGTGTGCGTGACCGGGGCCCCGGCACCGATCACGCTGGACGGATCACCGGTCGCCCAGTGGGAGCCGGTGACGGTACCGGCGGGTGGAGTACTGCAGATCGGTGCTCCGACCGAACAGGGCCTGCGGACGTACGTGCTGTTCGCGGGCGGCGGCCTGGATGTGCCACCGTTCCTCGGCAGCGCGGCCACCTTCACGCTGGGCAGGTTCGGCGGCCACGGCGGCCGGGCGCTGCGCACGGGGGACGTCCTGCACGGCGGAGCGGCTACGGCGTCGGGCGCCCCGGTCCCACCGACCGACCGTCCGGAGTTCGCGTCCCCCTGGCACATCGGCGCCGTCGAGGGCCCGCACGCGGCACCGGAGTTCTTCACCGAGGAGGACATCCACGACTTCTACGCGGCCGACTGGAAGGTCCACTTCAACTCGGCCCGCACCGGCGTACGACTGGTCGGCCCCAAGCCCCGCTGGGCGCGCACCGACGGTGGCGAGGCGGGCCTGCACCCGTCCAACATCCACGACACGCCCTACTCCGTGGGCGCCGTCGACTACACGGGCGACATGCCGGTCCTGCTGGGCCCGGACGGCCCCTCGCTCGGCGGCTTCGTGTGCCCGGCGACGGTCCTCAGCACGGAACGCTGGAAGCTGGGCCAGCTGCGCCCCGGCGACACGGTCCGCTTCGCACCGGTGGACACAACAGGCGTGCAGCGGGCGGCGATCGTGGACGGCGGCGTGCTGGCCCGGGACGGCGACATCACGTACCGGCGAAGCGGCGACGACAACCTGCTGGTCGAATTCGGGCCCATGCAGCTGGACCTGGCGCTCCGGATGCGCGTCCACGCCCTGATGGAGGCGGTGACGGAGCTGCAACTCGACGGGGTGACAGACCTGACGCCGGGCATCCGCTCGCTCCAGATCCAGGCGGACCCGGCCGTGCTCCCCCAGCCCGAACTGCTCGCCGCCATACGGCAGACGGCGACCGCCCTGCCCCCCGCGGACCGCCTCACGGTCCCCTCCCGCACGATCCATCTCCCCCTCTCCTGGGACGACCCGGCGACCCGTGAGGCGATCGCCCGCTACATGGCGGGCGTCCGCGACGACGCGCCCTGGTGCCCGTGGAACATCGAGTTCATCCGCCGAGTGAACGGCCTCGCCTCGGTCGACGACGTGTACCGCACGGTCTTCGAGGCGGAGTACCTCGTACTGGGCCTGGGAGACGTCTACTTGGGCGCACCCGTAGCCACCCCGCTGGACCCCCGCCACCGCCTGGTGACGACGAAGTACAACCCGGCCCGCACCTGGACGGCGGAGAACTCGGTGGGCATCGGCGGCGCCTACCTCTGCATCTACGGCATGGAGGGTCCGGGCGGCTACCAGTTCGTCGGCCGTACGACCCAAGTGTGGTCGGGCTGGCAGCAGCGCGGCGCGTTCGAGCCGGGCTCACCATGGCTGCTGCGGTTCTTCGACCGCATCAAGTGGTACGCCGTCGAGCCCGACGAACTCCTCGAACTGCGCGCCGACATCACTTCGGGCCGCTTCGTCCCCCGCATCGAGGAGGGCGTCTTCTCGCTGGCGGAGTACGAGGGTTTCCTGGCGGAGAACGCGGACTCGATCGCGGAGTTCCGCTCCCGCCAGGGCGCGGCCTTCTCGGCGGAACGGGACGCGTGGGAGGCGGCGGGCGAGTTCACGAGGGCGGAGGCGGCCACGGTGTCTCCGGCACCCTCCCCCGAAGTGACGGTGCCGGCCGGGGGGCGCCTGATCGAGGCCGAATTCGCCGCGTCGGTATGGCAGTTGAACGTGTCGCCGGGCGACGAGGTGACAGCGGGCCAGCCGCTCCTGGCCCTGGAGGCGATGAAGATGGAGTCCCGGATACACGCCCCGATATCAGGAGTGGTCCACGAGATCCTGACCAGACCGGGTGCCCAGGTGGAGGCGGGCACAGCCCTGATGGTCCTGACCCCGCCCGCCTGA
- the atzF gene encoding allophanate hydrolase, which yields MSTILTRVRTAYARIDAVDRPEVWIDLRPQPEVEAEATRIDERLAAGDHLPLAGKLFAAKGNIDVQGLPTTAGCPAYAYHPEADAPVVARLRHAGALLLGTTNLDQFATGLVGTRSPYGPVRNAHDPTRISGGSSSGSATAVTLGLVDFALGTDTAGSGRVPAAFNGIVGLKPTRGLVPTTGVVPACASLDCVTVFARTLPEAEQALAYMASPSDRDLPPLPQRAPGPWRVAVPPLAQLGELDPGWAQAYESAVAQLRTAGVSIHTLDLTPFTEAAAMLYQGAFVAERYTAVGAFVDKLLAEGGEAGATLDPTVAGIITRARDIPAHQLYADQERLAALHTRALAELADADALLLPTAPGHPTLAEVAADPLGANARLGRFTNSTNLFDQAAVAVPAGKVDGLPFGVMLIGPAFTDERLATIARLLRPETRLAVVGAHLAGQPLNPQLLALGARLERTTTTAPVYRLHALPTTPPKPGLVHVGEGETGGAAIEAEVWLLPAEGLGRFLAALPRPMALGRVELADGTHVSGFLCEPAALEGAEDITTYGGWRAYLDDRP from the coding sequence ATGTCGACCATCCTCACCCGAGTCCGTACGGCCTACGCCCGCATCGACGCCGTGGACCGCCCCGAGGTATGGATCGACCTGCGCCCCCAGCCCGAGGTCGAGGCAGAAGCCACCCGCATCGACGAACGCCTCGCCGCAGGCGACCACCTCCCCCTCGCCGGCAAACTCTTCGCCGCCAAGGGCAACATCGACGTCCAGGGCCTCCCCACCACCGCCGGCTGCCCCGCCTACGCCTACCACCCCGAGGCCGACGCCCCGGTCGTCGCCCGCCTCAGACACGCCGGTGCCCTCCTCCTCGGCACCACCAACCTCGACCAGTTCGCCACCGGCCTGGTAGGCACCCGCTCCCCCTACGGCCCCGTCCGCAACGCCCACGACCCCACCCGTATCAGCGGCGGATCGAGCTCCGGCTCCGCCACAGCCGTGACACTGGGCCTCGTCGACTTCGCCCTCGGCACCGACACCGCCGGCTCCGGCCGCGTCCCCGCCGCCTTCAACGGCATCGTCGGGCTCAAGCCGACCCGAGGCCTGGTACCCACCACCGGCGTCGTCCCCGCCTGTGCCTCCCTCGACTGTGTGACCGTCTTCGCCCGTACGCTCCCCGAGGCCGAGCAGGCACTCGCGTACATGGCGTCCCCGTCCGACCGCGACCTCCCGCCCCTCCCCCAGCGCGCCCCCGGCCCCTGGCGCGTGGCGGTCCCGCCGCTCGCCCAACTCGGCGAACTCGACCCGGGCTGGGCACAGGCGTACGAATCCGCGGTGGCCCAACTCCGCACGGCAGGTGTCTCCATCCACACCCTCGACCTCACGCCGTTCACCGAGGCCGCCGCGATGCTGTACCAGGGCGCGTTCGTCGCGGAGCGCTACACAGCCGTGGGTGCCTTTGTCGACAAGTTGCTCGCCGAGGGAGGTGAAGCCGGCGCGACCCTCGACCCCACCGTCGCCGGCATCATCACCCGAGCCCGCGACATTCCCGCCCACCAGCTCTACGCCGACCAGGAGCGACTGGCCGCCCTGCACACCCGCGCGCTCGCCGAACTTGCCGACGCAGACGCCCTGTTGCTGCCCACGGCCCCCGGTCACCCCACCCTCGCCGAGGTCGCCGCCGACCCGCTCGGCGCGAACGCCCGGCTTGGCCGCTTCACCAACTCCACGAACCTCTTCGACCAGGCCGCGGTCGCCGTACCAGCGGGCAAGGTCGACGGTCTCCCCTTCGGCGTGATGCTGATCGGCCCGGCGTTCACCGACGAACGGCTCGCCACGATCGCCCGCCTGCTCCGGCCCGAGACCCGCCTCGCGGTGGTCGGCGCGCATCTCGCGGGCCAGCCACTGAACCCTCAGCTCCTCGCCCTGGGCGCCAGGCTGGAACGTACGACCACGACGGCCCCCGTCTACCGTCTGCACGCCCTCCCCACGACCCCGCCGAAGCCGGGCCTCGTCCACGTCGGCGAGGGGGAAACCGGCGGAGCGGCCATCGAGGCCGAGGTGTGGCTACTCCCCGCCGAAGGCCTCGGCCGCTTCCTCGCCGCCCTCCCCCGCCCGATGGCCCTGGGCCGCGTCGAACTCGCCGACGGCACCCACGTATCCGGGTTCCTGTGCGAACCGGCCGCCCTCGAAGGCGCCGAGGACATCACGACGTACGGCGGCTGGCGCGCGTACCTGGACGACCGTCCCTGA
- a CDS encoding urea amidolyase associated protein UAAP2: MTTTPIVRTTVVPARAAWSSVVRAGGTLTITDLHGNQAVDFLVYDAHDTSVRYSAPDTIHAQGGIFLTTGSVLMSNEHTPLMTVAADDVGRHDTVGGACSKESNTLRYGHHTWSQHACVDNFLAEGAKHGLDKRDLVSNINWYMNVPVEKDGTLGIVDGLSAPGLSLTLRAECDVLVLVSNCPQINNPCNGFDPTEVEMTITEAGTEAGPA; this comes from the coding sequence ATGACCACCACACCGATCGTCCGGACGACCGTCGTTCCGGCCCGCGCCGCCTGGTCGTCCGTCGTCCGCGCCGGCGGGACGCTGACCATCACCGACCTGCACGGCAACCAGGCCGTCGACTTCCTCGTGTACGACGCCCACGACACGTCCGTGCGCTACAGCGCGCCCGACACGATCCACGCGCAGGGCGGGATCTTCCTCACCACGGGCAGCGTTCTGATGTCGAACGAGCACACGCCCCTGATGACCGTGGCCGCCGACGACGTCGGCCGCCACGACACGGTCGGCGGCGCCTGCTCCAAGGAGTCGAACACCCTGCGGTACGGCCACCACACCTGGTCGCAGCACGCGTGCGTGGACAACTTCCTGGCCGAGGGCGCCAAACACGGCCTGGACAAAAGGGACTTGGTCTCCAACATCAACTGGTACATGAACGTGCCGGTGGAGAAGGACGGCACGCTCGGCATCGTGGACGGCCTCTCGGCCCCGGGACTCTCACTCACGCTCCGCGCCGAGTGCGATGTGCTGGTCCTGGTCTCCAACTGCCCCCAGATCAACAACCCCTGCAACGGCTTCGACCCGACCGAGGTGGAGATGACCATCACCGAGGCGGGCACCGAGGCGGGCCCGGCATGA
- a CDS encoding urea amidolyase associated protein UAAP1, whose protein sequence is MGTSTTYGARDHARAQEGARAEAMPVVPAADWPAPPCAAGHLVWAETVAGGNYTHRVLARGTELRLTDLSGDACAHLLLFVADRPWERLNVADTVKVQWNAYLGEGQLLLSDQGRVLASLVSDTSGRHDALCGTSTLVRNTGRYGAGTPQSPSPAGRELFKLAAAKNGLRPRDLPPSLSFFQGVEVREDGALDFTGSAGPGGSVTLRAEQDVTVLIANVPHPADPRDDYVSTPLEVLAWRAEATRPGDPLWEATPEGRRAFLNTAEFLAARGLA, encoded by the coding sequence ATGGGGACATCGACCACGTACGGAGCCCGCGACCACGCCCGCGCCCAGGAGGGCGCCCGGGCCGAGGCCATGCCCGTCGTCCCGGCCGCCGACTGGCCCGCGCCGCCCTGTGCGGCGGGCCATCTGGTGTGGGCCGAGACGGTGGCGGGCGGCAACTACACGCACCGGGTACTGGCCCGCGGCACCGAACTGCGCCTGACCGACCTGAGCGGCGACGCCTGCGCCCATCTGCTGCTCTTCGTCGCGGACCGGCCCTGGGAGCGGCTGAACGTCGCCGACACGGTCAAGGTCCAGTGGAACGCCTACCTCGGCGAGGGGCAGTTGCTCCTGTCCGACCAGGGCCGGGTCCTCGCCTCGCTGGTCTCCGACACCTCCGGGCGCCACGACGCGCTGTGCGGCACCTCGACCCTCGTACGCAACACCGGCCGGTACGGCGCCGGCACCCCGCAGTCGCCCTCCCCCGCCGGCCGTGAACTGTTCAAGCTGGCAGCGGCCAAGAACGGCCTCCGACCGCGCGATCTGCCGCCCTCGCTCTCCTTCTTCCAGGGCGTGGAGGTACGCGAGGACGGCGCCCTCGACTTCACCGGCTCGGCCGGACCGGGCGGCAGCGTGACGCTGCGCGCCGAGCAGGACGTCACGGTGCTGATCGCGAACGTCCCGCACCCCGCCGACCCGCGCGACGACTACGTCAGCACCCCGCTGGAGGTGCTGGCCTGGCGCGCCGAGGCGACCCGCCCCGGCGACCCGCTGTGGGAGGCCACGCCCGAGGGCCGCCGCGCGTTCCTGAACACCGCCGAATTCCTTGCCGCGAGGGGGCTGGCATGA
- a CDS encoding roadblock/LC7 domain-containing protein — MISQRANFDWMLKELADGVPGIQQIVVLSADGLRIARYGGDPDAADRVAAACAGLQSLAGAVAHEIPDSDGTMRMVIIEVTGGYFYLMAAGPNAYLAVLANVVAEPGNMSNHMRDLVVRIGAHLTSPPRRNGQTV, encoded by the coding sequence GTGATCTCGCAGCGAGCCAACTTCGACTGGATGCTCAAGGAGCTCGCCGACGGCGTACCCGGTATCCAGCAGATCGTGGTGCTCTCCGCCGACGGCCTGCGCATCGCGCGCTACGGCGGCGACCCCGACGCCGCCGACCGTGTCGCCGCCGCCTGTGCGGGGCTGCAGAGCCTCGCGGGCGCCGTCGCGCACGAGATCCCGGACAGCGACGGCACGATGCGCATGGTCATCATCGAGGTCACCGGCGGCTACTTCTACCTGATGGCCGCCGGCCCCAACGCCTATCTCGCGGTCCTCGCCAACGTGGTCGCCGAGCCCGGCAACATGAGCAACCACATGCGCGACCTGGTGGTCCGGATCGGTGCCCACCTCACCAGCCCGCCCCGGCGGAACGGGCAGACCGTATGA
- a CDS encoding sensor histidine kinase — MVSVQSPPGGRELPYARVLLLPAIAMAGATGAAVALVTGPARAAVGWCGAIATVLVVAVAAEVVRRGRTVRTLRAEHARHTAYLERRIAAHDEDFDRFGKEVLPYGLHLLRVAGSPTGVIRELRGPDSPYRELPVPQRNLLEQVLEIIDREEAMRDGSQRAFVSIARRVQAIVHQQANELREMEEDHGRNPEVFDDLLRIDHGTALIGRLADSISVLGGGRPGRQWPQPVALYSVLRGAMSRILEYRRIDLTSIAKVNVDGNSVEPLIHAAAELLDNATRYSPPHTKVHVTATEVQTGIAIEIEDAGVSLSEESRKRAEGMIARAQAGFDLNDLGESPRLGLAVVGRLCESYKMQISLRQSAYGGVRAVLVVPSDMLTSDPAPGLAHGIGATAAPKIELGALEGPKRPPKKRRPTTGPRIPASVSMEDDVPEVTEWTENGLPQRRSRVKTPLSERYARSRAAEAEMDADPELRKLWEPESQKKDKEEEPLPGLWVEAFMEGLKGDPDPTAFTRNPDDPTTFSGHPDDAVDFPGFPPAGSRALDGHPDDRAAFGGHREDPTAASATNQQPAHAEADDEGDLK, encoded by the coding sequence ATGGTGAGTGTTCAATCGCCTCCCGGTGGCCGTGAACTTCCCTACGCGCGCGTGCTGTTGCTACCTGCCATAGCGATGGCCGGGGCGACCGGAGCCGCCGTCGCCCTGGTGACGGGGCCGGCCCGCGCCGCCGTCGGCTGGTGCGGAGCCATCGCCACGGTCCTGGTCGTCGCGGTCGCCGCCGAAGTGGTCCGCCGCGGCCGAACCGTCCGTACCCTGCGGGCCGAGCACGCCCGTCACACTGCGTATCTGGAGCGGCGCATCGCCGCCCACGACGAGGACTTCGACCGGTTCGGCAAGGAGGTCCTGCCGTACGGGCTCCATCTGCTGCGCGTGGCCGGTTCACCCACAGGGGTGATTCGCGAACTGCGTGGGCCGGACTCTCCGTACCGCGAACTCCCCGTCCCGCAGCGCAATCTGCTGGAGCAGGTACTGGAGATCATCGACCGCGAAGAGGCAATGCGGGACGGATCGCAGCGCGCGTTCGTCAGCATCGCCCGGCGCGTTCAGGCGATCGTCCACCAACAGGCCAACGAACTCCGGGAGATGGAGGAGGACCACGGCCGCAACCCCGAGGTCTTCGACGACCTCCTGCGCATCGACCACGGCACCGCGCTGATCGGCCGCCTCGCCGACTCCATCTCCGTGCTCGGCGGCGGCCGGCCCGGACGCCAGTGGCCCCAGCCCGTCGCGCTGTACAGCGTGCTGCGCGGCGCGATGTCCCGGATCCTGGAGTACCGCCGCATCGATCTGACCTCCATCGCGAAGGTCAACGTCGACGGCAACTCCGTCGAACCGCTCATCCACGCGGCGGCCGAACTCCTCGACAACGCCACGCGCTACTCGCCGCCCCACACCAAGGTGCACGTCACCGCGACCGAGGTGCAGACCGGTATCGCCATCGAGATCGAGGACGCCGGCGTCAGCCTCAGCGAGGAGTCGCGCAAGCGCGCCGAGGGCATGATCGCCCGCGCTCAGGCCGGCTTCGACCTCAACGACCTCGGTGAGTCCCCGCGCCTCGGCCTCGCCGTCGTGGGGCGCCTGTGCGAGTCGTACAAGATGCAGATCTCGCTCAGGCAGTCCGCGTACGGCGGTGTCCGCGCCGTTCTGGTCGTGCCGTCCGACATGCTCACCAGCGACCCCGCCCCGGGCCTCGCCCACGGTATCGGCGCCACAGCCGCACCCAAGATCGAACTCGGTGCGCTGGAAGGCCCCAAGCGCCCGCCCAAGAAGCGCCGCCCCACCACGGGCCCGCGGATCCCGGCGTCGGTCTCCATGGAGGACGACGTCCCGGAGGTCACCGAGTGGACCGAGAACGGTCTTCCCCAGCGCCGCAGCCGGGTCAAGACCCCGCTCAGCGAGCGGTACGCCCGCTCCAGGGCCGCCGAGGCCGAGATGGACGCCGACCCGGAGCTCCGCAAGCTGTGGGAGCCCGAGTCGCAGAAGAAGGACAAGGAAGAGGAGCCTCTGCCGGGCCTGTGGGTCGAGGCGTTCATGGAGGGCCTCAAGGGCGACCCGGACCCCACGGCCTTCACCAGGAACCCCGACGACCCGACGACGTTCTCGGGCCACCCGGACGACGCGGTCGACTTCCCCGGGTTCCCGCCCGCCGGCTCCAGGGCCCTCGACGGCCACCCGGACGACCGGGCGGCCTTCGGCGGCCACCGGGAAGACCCGACCGCAGCCAGCGCGACCAACCAGCAGCCGGCCCACGCCGAGGCCGACGACGAGGGGGACCTCAAGTGA